One window of the Desulfobacterales bacterium genome contains the following:
- a CDS encoding MmgE/PrpD family protein, producing the protein MEKDLTKRLAQYVVDAGYETVPAEVIYAAKRCLIDWLGVALGGSSHPGVDSLLSVAERVGCSNQATIIGRKRKTDILNAAMINGYMSHVLDYDDTNLVSFVHPSAPVWPAISALSATMTVSGKAALLAFVLGYETENRIGSVLFKHHEERGWHMSGMVGGFGAAAAVGKIMALNGSQMRQAFGIAATYASGLREMFGTMSKSLHPGKAAMSGLYAALLIQAGFTSSENVLETPRGFFAVNAGEYHLEAVLADIGKNFGILENSVKPYSCGVVIHPTVDGIISLRNREKIQPQEVLKIEAEVHPMVPDVTGKKTPKTGIDGKFSIYHCMAAALVDGACGPDQFSDERVYAAEIVSARKRTSLRVNPDFRHEEARVVIYLENGKKFEAHVPHASGTPRNPVTDGQLFHKYMSMAGKVIGADNAMALADKIWMLEKIDDFQKIIAQTASDRV; encoded by the coding sequence ATGGAAAAAGATTTGACGAAACGATTGGCCCAATATGTTGTTGACGCCGGCTATGAAACGGTTCCGGCTGAAGTGATTTACGCTGCCAAACGGTGTTTAATCGATTGGCTGGGGGTTGCCCTGGGGGGGTCTTCGCATCCGGGGGTCGACAGTCTGCTTAGCGTCGCCGAAAGGGTTGGCTGTTCGAACCAGGCGACAATTATCGGGAGAAAGCGGAAAACCGATATATTGAATGCCGCCATGATTAATGGGTACATGTCTCATGTGCTGGACTATGACGATACCAATTTGGTGAGTTTTGTACACCCGAGTGCGCCTGTCTGGCCGGCGATTTCCGCTTTAAGCGCAACGATGACCGTAAGCGGCAAAGCGGCCTTGCTGGCGTTTGTTCTGGGATATGAAACGGAAAACCGGATTGGGAGCGTTCTCTTCAAACATCACGAAGAACGGGGTTGGCATATGTCCGGAATGGTGGGTGGTTTCGGGGCTGCCGCCGCCGTTGGAAAGATAATGGCGCTGAATGGTTCGCAGATGCGCCAGGCGTTTGGAATTGCTGCAACCTATGCCAGCGGACTGCGTGAAATGTTCGGCACCATGTCGAAATCGCTGCATCCCGGCAAGGCGGCCATGTCCGGGCTTTATGCGGCCCTGCTGATCCAGGCGGGTTTTACCAGCTCTGAAAATGTCCTTGAAACACCCCGGGGATTTTTTGCGGTGAATGCCGGAGAGTATCACCTCGAAGCGGTGCTTGCCGACATCGGTAAAAACTTCGGGATTTTGGAAAACAGCGTAAAGCCGTATTCCTGCGGCGTTGTGATTCATCCCACGGTTGACGGCATCATCAGCCTGCGAAACCGGGAAAAGATTCAACCCCAGGAGGTACTGAAAATAGAGGCTGAAGTTCATCCGATGGTGCCGGATGTCACTGGAAAAAAAACACCGAAAACGGGCATCGACGGCAAATTCAGCATCTACCATTGTATGGCGGCGGCGTTGGTGGACGGCGCCTGCGGTCCGGATCAATTTTCCGATGAGCGGGTCTATGCGGCTGAAATCGTATCAGCCAGAAAACGGACATCCCTCAGGGTGAATCCGGACTTTCGTCATGAAGAAGCACGCGTCGTCATCTATCTTGAAAATGGGAAAAAATTCGAGGCACATGTTCCCCACGCGAGCGGGACACCCCGAAATCCGGTTACGGATGGACAGCTCTTTCACAAATATATGAGTATGGCGGGGAAAGTAATCGGTGCGGATAACGCCATGGCATTGGCAGATAAAATCTGGATGCTGGAAAAAATTGATGATTTCCAAAAAATTATCGCTCAAACCGCGTCCGATCGGGTTTGA